One genomic segment of Panulirus ornatus isolate Po-2019 chromosome 3, ASM3632096v1, whole genome shotgun sequence includes these proteins:
- the TyrRS gene encoding tyrosine--tRNA ligase, cytoplasmic isoform X2 has product MNTEEKLRLISRRLDEVIGEDRIVTILKERPLKIYWGTATTGKPHVAYFVPMTKIADFLKAGCEVTILLADLHAYLDNMKAPWELIKFRTQYYEAVIKAMLTAIGVSLERLHFVQGTSYQLGRKFTEDVYKLSAMVTEHDAKKAGAEVVKQIEAPSQSGLLYPGLQALDEEYLKVDAQFGGVDQRKIFTYAEKYLPKFGYQKRSHLMNPMVPGLTGGKMSSSEIDSKIDLLDSAETVQWKLSGAACDPSSPDNGVMAFVNYVVFPILENQSKPFELSSGQKYTSFETLKADFIDGKVIGDDIKKAIIKFLNVLLDHIRKKFEAPELQELAKMAYPVCSEVSHSTPPVCNASTKQLTVEGLSLNDRLHLMSRNLAQSPPTTLNTSLNHSPHVLWTVPVTGRPSVGLLGHIAKIRDFLAAGCQVTVLASDILSHLDGCQVPWEVTMHRAKYYLELIKDTMSTNNIPLQNVQFVKGSDFQLNENYALDLYRMTALVTCKDSNDAVSAVLRDPNLLSAHLYPDMMALNEKHLQANIHFCGVRYVPVFEFIKKSLPLVDGVPCIHLAGAEMPSLLNRAPLTPEEDFIDLTEQESQIKKKIKSAFCEEGNISFNPVLSLVKIVIMPILGEERFRVTRSEENGGDIEFESFETLEEVFSQKNLHPGDLKNSVLEYLKKFIHPIRKVADSPNMKKMLNLAYPPPPKKTKGPQKTASNNDEFVPSKFNMRVGKIIEVSRHPDAESLYVEKIDIGEDEPRTIVSGLVKFVPITEMQERMVVVLANLKPATMRGIKSAGMVLCASVSDPAAVEPLQPAPGSKPGDRVTVEGYEGEPDPVLNTKKSDALTKMLEGFTTNKSLIATWNNNILSTSSGPLTTASLKDAPIK; this is encoded by the exons ATGAATACAGAGGAAAAACTAAGGCTCATCTCCCGGAGATTGGATGAGGTAATTGGTGAAGACCGAATTGTAACCATTTTGAAGGAAAGGCCTCTGAAAATTTACTGGGGCACTGCCACTACTGGGAAGCCACATGTAGCATACTTTGTGCCTATGACCAAGATTGCTGACTTTCTAAAGGCTGGATGTGAG gtCACAATCCTTCTTGCTGACCTTCATGCCTATCTAGACAACATGAAAGCTCCCTGGGAACTAATCAAATTTCGTACACAATACTATGAAGCTGTCATTAAGGCTATGTTAACTGCAATTGGAGTGTCTCTTGAGAGGCTTCATTTTGTACAAG GTACAAGTTATCAGCTAGGAAGAAAGTTCACTGAGGATGTGTACAAGTTATCTGCGATGGTGACTGAACATGATGCTAAGAAAGCTGGAGCAGAGGTTGTAAAGCAAATAGAAGCCCCTTCTCAGAGTGGCCTTCTGTATCCTGGTCTTCAAGCACTTGACGAAGAATATCTTAAAGTAGATGCACAGTTTGGTGGGGTTGACCAGAGAAAAATTTTTACCTATGCTGAAAAATATTTGCCCAAGTTTGGATAccaaaaaagatcacatttgaTGAACCCTATGGTCCCTGGTCTTACTGGAGGAAAAATGTCTTCCTCAGAAATTGACTCCAAGATAGACCTTCTAGATTCAGCTGAAACAGTTCAGTGGAAGCTTAGTGGAGCTGCCTGTGATCCATCTTCACCTGACAATGGTGTAATGGCTTTTGTAAATTATGTGGTATTTCCCATTTTGGAAAATCAAAGTAAACCATTTGAGCTAAGCAGTGGACAGAAATATACTTCTTTTGAGACACTGAAAGCTGACTTCATTGATGGAAAAGTAATTGGAGATGATATAAAGAAGGCTATCATTAAGTTTTTAAATGTATTGTTGGATCATATCCGAAAGAAGTTTGAGGCACCTGAATTACAGGAACTTGCTAAGATGGCTTATCCTGTATGCAGTGAAGTGTCACATTCTACCCCTCCTGTGTGTAATGCCAGTACAAAACAACTAACTGTTGAAGGGCTGAGTCTTAATGATCGATTACATCTGATGAGTAGGAATTTAGCTCAGTCACCTCCTACAACTTTGAATACCTCTTTGAATCATTCTCCACATGTACTCTGGACAGTGCCAGTAACAGGGAGGCCGAGTGTTGGTCTTCTTGGACACATAGCAAAGATACGTGACTTTTTGGCTGCTGGCTGTCAAGTTACTGTTTTGGCTTCAGACATTCTTTCCCATTTAGATGGCTGTCAAGTTCCATGGGAAGTAACCATGCACAGAGCTAAGTATTATTTAGAGCTGATCAAGGACACTATGAGTACAAACAATATACCACTACAGAATGTCCAGTTTGTGAAAGGCAGTGACTTCCAGTTGAATGAAAATTATGCCTTAGATTTGTATAGAATGACTGCTCTTGTGACATGTAAAGACTCCAATGATGCTGTGTCAGCTGTCTTGAGAGACCCTAACCTTCTTTCTGCTCATCTTTATCCAGATATGATGGCTCTGAATGAGAAACACTTACAAGCTAATATTCATTTTTGTGGTGTCAGATATGTACCAGtttttgaatttattaagaaaagtcTACCTTTAGTTGATGGAGTTCCTTGCATTCATTTAGCAGGGGCAGAAATGCCCTCTTTATTGAACCGAGCACCCCTTACTCCTGAAGAGGACTTTATTGATCTCACAGAGCAGGAGTCacagattaaaaagaaaataaagtctgCATTTTGTGAGGAAGGAAATATTAGTTTTAATCCAGTGCTGTCacttgtaaaaattgtgataatgCCAATACTAGGAGAAGAAAGATTTCGAGTAACACGTTCAGAAGAAAATGGTGGTGATATTGAGTTTGAATCCTTTGAAACACTAGAAGAAGTATTTTCTCAAAAGAATTTACATCCAGGTGACCTGAAAAATAGTGTTTTGGAGTACTTGAAGAAGTTCATCCATCCTATTCGGAAAGTAGCTGATTCACCCAACATGAAAAAGATGCTAAACCTAGCTTATCCACCCCCTCCTAAGAAAACAAAGGGCCCTCAGAAAACTGCAAGTAATAATGATGAATTTGTGCCTTCGAAGTTCAATATGCGTGTTGGAAAGATTATTGAAGTTTCAAGACACCCAGATGCAGAATCACTTTATGTGGAAAAAATTGATATTGGTGAAGACGAACCAAGAACAATTGTTAGTGGCCTCGTTAAGTTTGTTCCAATAACAGAAATGCAAGAGAGAATGGTTGTAGTGTTAGCAAATCTAAAACCTGCTACTATGAGAGGGATCAAATCTGCAGGGATGGTATTGTGTGCCTCAGTAAGTGATCCAGCAGCTGTGGAACCTCTCCAGCCAGCCCCTGGTAGCAAACCTGGAGATCGCGTGACAGTTGAAGGTTATGAGGGAGAACCAGACCCTGTCCTAAACACTAAAAAGAGTGATGCTCTGACAAAGATGCTGGAGGGTTTTACTACCAACAAATCACTAATAGCAACATGGAACAACAATATTTTGAGCACCAGTAGTGGCCCACTAACTACAGCTAGTCTCAAAGATGCCCCCATTAAATGA
- the TyrRS gene encoding tyrosine--tRNA ligase, cytoplasmic isoform X1: MNYEICWTPEILETLNDHLGEFSYIERYQPTISDKVILDNLKKVTEDLSCYAHLSRWLSHMQNFKKEELSGKLKSVESVLATLEPSTKKRKMNTEEKLRLISRRLDEVIGEDRIVTILKERPLKIYWGTATTGKPHVAYFVPMTKIADFLKAGCEVTILLADLHAYLDNMKAPWELIKFRTQYYEAVIKAMLTAIGVSLERLHFVQGTSYQLGRKFTEDVYKLSAMVTEHDAKKAGAEVVKQIEAPSQSGLLYPGLQALDEEYLKVDAQFGGVDQRKIFTYAEKYLPKFGYQKRSHLMNPMVPGLTGGKMSSSEIDSKIDLLDSAETVQWKLSGAACDPSSPDNGVMAFVNYVVFPILENQSKPFELSSGQKYTSFETLKADFIDGKVIGDDIKKAIIKFLNVLLDHIRKKFEAPELQELAKMAYPVCSEVSHSTPPVCNASTKQLTVEGLSLNDRLHLMSRNLAQSPPTTLNTSLNHSPHVLWTVPVTGRPSVGLLGHIAKIRDFLAAGCQVTVLASDILSHLDGCQVPWEVTMHRAKYYLELIKDTMSTNNIPLQNVQFVKGSDFQLNENYALDLYRMTALVTCKDSNDAVSAVLRDPNLLSAHLYPDMMALNEKHLQANIHFCGVRYVPVFEFIKKSLPLVDGVPCIHLAGAEMPSLLNRAPLTPEEDFIDLTEQESQIKKKIKSAFCEEGNISFNPVLSLVKIVIMPILGEERFRVTRSEENGGDIEFESFETLEEVFSQKNLHPGDLKNSVLEYLKKFIHPIRKVADSPNMKKMLNLAYPPPPKKTKGPQKTASNNDEFVPSKFNMRVGKIIEVSRHPDAESLYVEKIDIGEDEPRTIVSGLVKFVPITEMQERMVVVLANLKPATMRGIKSAGMVLCASVSDPAAVEPLQPAPGSKPGDRVTVEGYEGEPDPVLNTKKSDALTKMLEGFTTNKSLIATWNNNILSTSSGPLTTASLKDAPIK; encoded by the exons CATGTTATGCACATTTAAGTAGGTGGCTTAGCCACATGCAAAACTTCAAAAAGGAAGAATTGAGTGGAAAGCTTAAAAGTGTGGAGAGTGTCTTAGCTACCTTGGAACCTTCTACCAAGAAG AGAAAGATGAATACAGAGGAAAAACTAAGGCTCATCTCCCGGAGATTGGATGAGGTAATTGGTGAAGACCGAATTGTAACCATTTTGAAGGAAAGGCCTCTGAAAATTTACTGGGGCACTGCCACTACTGGGAAGCCACATGTAGCATACTTTGTGCCTATGACCAAGATTGCTGACTTTCTAAAGGCTGGATGTGAG gtCACAATCCTTCTTGCTGACCTTCATGCCTATCTAGACAACATGAAAGCTCCCTGGGAACTAATCAAATTTCGTACACAATACTATGAAGCTGTCATTAAGGCTATGTTAACTGCAATTGGAGTGTCTCTTGAGAGGCTTCATTTTGTACAAG GTACAAGTTATCAGCTAGGAAGAAAGTTCACTGAGGATGTGTACAAGTTATCTGCGATGGTGACTGAACATGATGCTAAGAAAGCTGGAGCAGAGGTTGTAAAGCAAATAGAAGCCCCTTCTCAGAGTGGCCTTCTGTATCCTGGTCTTCAAGCACTTGACGAAGAATATCTTAAAGTAGATGCACAGTTTGGTGGGGTTGACCAGAGAAAAATTTTTACCTATGCTGAAAAATATTTGCCCAAGTTTGGATAccaaaaaagatcacatttgaTGAACCCTATGGTCCCTGGTCTTACTGGAGGAAAAATGTCTTCCTCAGAAATTGACTCCAAGATAGACCTTCTAGATTCAGCTGAAACAGTTCAGTGGAAGCTTAGTGGAGCTGCCTGTGATCCATCTTCACCTGACAATGGTGTAATGGCTTTTGTAAATTATGTGGTATTTCCCATTTTGGAAAATCAAAGTAAACCATTTGAGCTAAGCAGTGGACAGAAATATACTTCTTTTGAGACACTGAAAGCTGACTTCATTGATGGAAAAGTAATTGGAGATGATATAAAGAAGGCTATCATTAAGTTTTTAAATGTATTGTTGGATCATATCCGAAAGAAGTTTGAGGCACCTGAATTACAGGAACTTGCTAAGATGGCTTATCCTGTATGCAGTGAAGTGTCACATTCTACCCCTCCTGTGTGTAATGCCAGTACAAAACAACTAACTGTTGAAGGGCTGAGTCTTAATGATCGATTACATCTGATGAGTAGGAATTTAGCTCAGTCACCTCCTACAACTTTGAATACCTCTTTGAATCATTCTCCACATGTACTCTGGACAGTGCCAGTAACAGGGAGGCCGAGTGTTGGTCTTCTTGGACACATAGCAAAGATACGTGACTTTTTGGCTGCTGGCTGTCAAGTTACTGTTTTGGCTTCAGACATTCTTTCCCATTTAGATGGCTGTCAAGTTCCATGGGAAGTAACCATGCACAGAGCTAAGTATTATTTAGAGCTGATCAAGGACACTATGAGTACAAACAATATACCACTACAGAATGTCCAGTTTGTGAAAGGCAGTGACTTCCAGTTGAATGAAAATTATGCCTTAGATTTGTATAGAATGACTGCTCTTGTGACATGTAAAGACTCCAATGATGCTGTGTCAGCTGTCTTGAGAGACCCTAACCTTCTTTCTGCTCATCTTTATCCAGATATGATGGCTCTGAATGAGAAACACTTACAAGCTAATATTCATTTTTGTGGTGTCAGATATGTACCAGtttttgaatttattaagaaaagtcTACCTTTAGTTGATGGAGTTCCTTGCATTCATTTAGCAGGGGCAGAAATGCCCTCTTTATTGAACCGAGCACCCCTTACTCCTGAAGAGGACTTTATTGATCTCACAGAGCAGGAGTCacagattaaaaagaaaataaagtctgCATTTTGTGAGGAAGGAAATATTAGTTTTAATCCAGTGCTGTCacttgtaaaaattgtgataatgCCAATACTAGGAGAAGAAAGATTTCGAGTAACACGTTCAGAAGAAAATGGTGGTGATATTGAGTTTGAATCCTTTGAAACACTAGAAGAAGTATTTTCTCAAAAGAATTTACATCCAGGTGACCTGAAAAATAGTGTTTTGGAGTACTTGAAGAAGTTCATCCATCCTATTCGGAAAGTAGCTGATTCACCCAACATGAAAAAGATGCTAAACCTAGCTTATCCACCCCCTCCTAAGAAAACAAAGGGCCCTCAGAAAACTGCAAGTAATAATGATGAATTTGTGCCTTCGAAGTTCAATATGCGTGTTGGAAAGATTATTGAAGTTTCAAGACACCCAGATGCAGAATCACTTTATGTGGAAAAAATTGATATTGGTGAAGACGAACCAAGAACAATTGTTAGTGGCCTCGTTAAGTTTGTTCCAATAACAGAAATGCAAGAGAGAATGGTTGTAGTGTTAGCAAATCTAAAACCTGCTACTATGAGAGGGATCAAATCTGCAGGGATGGTATTGTGTGCCTCAGTAAGTGATCCAGCAGCTGTGGAACCTCTCCAGCCAGCCCCTGGTAGCAAACCTGGAGATCGCGTGACAGTTGAAGGTTATGAGGGAGAACCAGACCCTGTCCTAAACACTAAAAAGAGTGATGCTCTGACAAAGATGCTGGAGGGTTTTACTACCAACAAATCACTAATAGCAACATGGAACAACAATATTTTGAGCACCAGTAGTGGCCCACTAACTACAGCTAGTCTCAAAGATGCCCCCATTAAATGA